The following are encoded together in the Triticum dicoccoides isolate Atlit2015 ecotype Zavitan chromosome 6B, WEW_v2.0, whole genome shotgun sequence genome:
- the LOC119325342 gene encoding uncharacterized protein LOC119325342 isoform X1, which yields MERFDEYDCTSPHSHQHPDRVSDSLEDPISDEDVQPTRLSLACATTNKREKDTRMAGHDESTIWDEVREEADELAHVHKDPHARSVSLLSAGTSKRSKCENKRKFSIRGFNSIVSGVKSENSYAGEQEVSSGMRPAKTVETLMAEQLENIDEDTEDLPSDFAHPTKIANTSVAELLEDLQDRSVSSLRTPFSIHQQTKAKEGKPKVPTSGKKIPALLGQRDLDSEEPSEHAIGETSSEDEAEDTVRNNLTMVNKDVKGNRKTMSDLFQEAFNATDMEGTALPMRSTGAGYYGRMQQIMQMEKDRHAEFSRQYNKAQDYLGDSKGVTVQILTRSLEGKLTVCLCLLKEKSNLPLTDCDMDGSSSKRTIIFSPKICDNVDLVEGNIIHIHPPWKEVKVKEEEVMLCTYFSHHPA from the exons ATGGAAAGATTTGATGAGTACGACTGCACGTCCCCTCATTCTCACCAGCACCCCGACCGCGTCTCTGATTCTCTTGAGGATCCGATATCTGATGAG GATGTCCAACCAACAAGGCTCTCGCTGGCCTGTGCTACTACAAATAAGAGAGAGAAGGATACCAGAATGGCGGGCCACGATGAATCAACCATCTGGGATGAAGTTCGGGAAGAAGCTGATGAGCTAGCCCATGTGCATAAAGATCCTCATGCTCGTAGTGTCTCGCTCCTATCTGCTGGAACAAGCAAAA GGAGCAAATGTGAAAACAAGCGCAAATTCTCAATACGTGGATTCAATTCTATCGTGTCAGGCGTAAAGAGTGAAAACTCGTATGCTGGGGAGCAAGAAGTTTCGTCAGGAATGCGACCAGCTAAAACTGTAGAAACTTTGATGGCTGAGCAGTTGGAAAATATCGATGAAGACACTGAAGACTTGCCGTCAGATTTTGCCCATCCAACCAAGATTGCAAACACTTCAGTTGCTGAACTTCTTGAAGATCTACAGGATAGAAGTGTCTCTTCTCTTAGAACACCATTTTCG ATTCATCAACAAACCAAAGCTAAGGAAGGGAAGCCAAAAGTTCCGACTTCAGGGAAGAAAATACCAGCACTTCTAGGTCAGAGGGATCTTGATAGTGAAGAGCCCTCGGAGCATGCTATTGGTGAAACGTCTAGTGAGGATGAAGCGGAA GATACTGTTCGAAACAACTTGACTATGGTGAACAAAGATGTGAAGGGAAACCGAAAAACTATGTCTGACCTATTCCAAGAAGCTTTCAATGCAACAGATATGGAGGGTACCGCACTCCCCATGAGATCAACCGG AGCTGGTTATTACGGAAGGATGCAACAGATTATGCAGATGGAGAAAGATAGGCATGCTGAGTTCTCGAGGCAGTATAACAAAGCGCAAGATTATTTAG GTGATTCAAAGGGAGTTACTGTTCAAATTTTGACAAGGTCCTTGGAAGGAAAACTAACAGTCTGCCTCTGCCTGTTGAAAGAAAAGAGTAAC CTTCCCTTGACAGATTGTGACATGGATGGCAGCAGTAGTAAGAGGACCATTATCTTCAGTCCCAAAATATGTGACAATGTGGATCTTGTAGAAGGAAACATTATTCACATCCACCCACCATG GAAAGAAGTGAAAGTAAAAGAAGAGGAGGTGATGCTCTGCACCTACTTCTCGCATCACCCGGCTTGA
- the LOC119325342 gene encoding uncharacterized protein LOC119325342 isoform X2, which yields MERFDEYDCTSPHSHQHPDRVSDSLEDPISDEDVQPTRLSLACATTNKREKDTRMAGHDESTIWDEVREEADELAHVHKDPHARSVSLLSAGTSKRSKCENKRKFSIRGFNSIVSGVKSENSYAGEQEVSSGMRPAKTVETLMAEQLENIDEDTEDLPSDFAHPTKIANTSVAELLEDLQDRSVSSLRTPFSIHQQTKAKEGKPKVPTSGKKIPALLGQRDLDSEEPSEHAIGETSSEDEAEDTVRNNLTMVNKDVKGNRKTMSDLFQEAFNATDMEGTALPMRSTGAGYYGRMQQIMQMEKDRHAEFSRQYNKAQDYLGDSKGVTVQILTRSLEGKLTVCLCLLKEKSNLPLTDCDMDGSSSKRTIIFSPKICDNVDLVEGNIIHIHPP from the exons ATGGAAAGATTTGATGAGTACGACTGCACGTCCCCTCATTCTCACCAGCACCCCGACCGCGTCTCTGATTCTCTTGAGGATCCGATATCTGATGAG GATGTCCAACCAACAAGGCTCTCGCTGGCCTGTGCTACTACAAATAAGAGAGAGAAGGATACCAGAATGGCGGGCCACGATGAATCAACCATCTGGGATGAAGTTCGGGAAGAAGCTGATGAGCTAGCCCATGTGCATAAAGATCCTCATGCTCGTAGTGTCTCGCTCCTATCTGCTGGAACAAGCAAAA GGAGCAAATGTGAAAACAAGCGCAAATTCTCAATACGTGGATTCAATTCTATCGTGTCAGGCGTAAAGAGTGAAAACTCGTATGCTGGGGAGCAAGAAGTTTCGTCAGGAATGCGACCAGCTAAAACTGTAGAAACTTTGATGGCTGAGCAGTTGGAAAATATCGATGAAGACACTGAAGACTTGCCGTCAGATTTTGCCCATCCAACCAAGATTGCAAACACTTCAGTTGCTGAACTTCTTGAAGATCTACAGGATAGAAGTGTCTCTTCTCTTAGAACACCATTTTCG ATTCATCAACAAACCAAAGCTAAGGAAGGGAAGCCAAAAGTTCCGACTTCAGGGAAGAAAATACCAGCACTTCTAGGTCAGAGGGATCTTGATAGTGAAGAGCCCTCGGAGCATGCTATTGGTGAAACGTCTAGTGAGGATGAAGCGGAA GATACTGTTCGAAACAACTTGACTATGGTGAACAAAGATGTGAAGGGAAACCGAAAAACTATGTCTGACCTATTCCAAGAAGCTTTCAATGCAACAGATATGGAGGGTACCGCACTCCCCATGAGATCAACCGG AGCTGGTTATTACGGAAGGATGCAACAGATTATGCAGATGGAGAAAGATAGGCATGCTGAGTTCTCGAGGCAGTATAACAAAGCGCAAGATTATTTAG GTGATTCAAAGGGAGTTACTGTTCAAATTTTGACAAGGTCCTTGGAAGGAAAACTAACAGTCTGCCTCTGCCTGTTGAAAGAAAAGAGTAAC CTTCCCTTGACAGATTGTGACATGGATGGCAGCAGTAGTAAGAGGACCATTATCTTCAGTCCCAAAATATGTGACAATGTGGATCTTGTAGAAGGAAACATTATTCACATCCACCCACCATG A
- the LOC119325342 gene encoding uncharacterized protein LOC119325342 isoform X3, whose product MERFDEYDCTSPHSHQHPDRVSDSLEDPISDEDVQPTRLSLACATTNKREKDTRMAGHDESTIWDEVREEADELAHVHKDPHARSVSLLSAGTSKRSKCENKRKFSIRGFNSIVSGVKSENSYAGEQEVSSGMRPAKTVETLMAEQLENIDEDTEDLPSDFAHPTKIANTSVAELLEDLQDRSVSSLRTPFSIHQQTKAKEGKPKVPTSGKKIPALLGQRDLDSEEPSEHAIGETSSEDEAEDTVRNNLTMVNKDVKGNRKTMSDLFQEAFNATDMEGTALPMRSTGAGYYGRMQQIMQMEKDRHAEFSRQYNKAQDYLGDSKGVTVQILTRSLEGKLTVCLCLLKEKTSLDRL is encoded by the exons ATGGAAAGATTTGATGAGTACGACTGCACGTCCCCTCATTCTCACCAGCACCCCGACCGCGTCTCTGATTCTCTTGAGGATCCGATATCTGATGAG GATGTCCAACCAACAAGGCTCTCGCTGGCCTGTGCTACTACAAATAAGAGAGAGAAGGATACCAGAATGGCGGGCCACGATGAATCAACCATCTGGGATGAAGTTCGGGAAGAAGCTGATGAGCTAGCCCATGTGCATAAAGATCCTCATGCTCGTAGTGTCTCGCTCCTATCTGCTGGAACAAGCAAAA GGAGCAAATGTGAAAACAAGCGCAAATTCTCAATACGTGGATTCAATTCTATCGTGTCAGGCGTAAAGAGTGAAAACTCGTATGCTGGGGAGCAAGAAGTTTCGTCAGGAATGCGACCAGCTAAAACTGTAGAAACTTTGATGGCTGAGCAGTTGGAAAATATCGATGAAGACACTGAAGACTTGCCGTCAGATTTTGCCCATCCAACCAAGATTGCAAACACTTCAGTTGCTGAACTTCTTGAAGATCTACAGGATAGAAGTGTCTCTTCTCTTAGAACACCATTTTCG ATTCATCAACAAACCAAAGCTAAGGAAGGGAAGCCAAAAGTTCCGACTTCAGGGAAGAAAATACCAGCACTTCTAGGTCAGAGGGATCTTGATAGTGAAGAGCCCTCGGAGCATGCTATTGGTGAAACGTCTAGTGAGGATGAAGCGGAA GATACTGTTCGAAACAACTTGACTATGGTGAACAAAGATGTGAAGGGAAACCGAAAAACTATGTCTGACCTATTCCAAGAAGCTTTCAATGCAACAGATATGGAGGGTACCGCACTCCCCATGAGATCAACCGG AGCTGGTTATTACGGAAGGATGCAACAGATTATGCAGATGGAGAAAGATAGGCATGCTGAGTTCTCGAGGCAGTATAACAAAGCGCAAGATTATTTAG GTGATTCAAAGGGAGTTACTGTTCAAATTTTGACAAGGTCCTTGGAAGGAAAACTAACAGTCTGCCTCTGCCTGTTGAAAGAAAAGA CTTCCCTTGACAGATTGTGA